The DNA window TTCGCCTTCCCTTATAAACTGGCATGCCTCGCGCAGCAAGGCCTGGTCGACATAGGCCACCTTGCCATGGAGTGTATCCTTTTCATGGGTGATGATGAAGCCGGGAACAAAACCCGATTGAGGAAAAACCGGCAGGATAAATAATAAAACAAACACTTTAAACAGTCCTATCTTTTTCATATGATAATAATATAATTTTTATCCAAAAATAGAATATTTTTTTCAGGAACAAAAGTTCTCTTTGAAATGATGATTCATTAGACTAAAAAAAGTCCCGGGCCACAAAATATCCCGTGGTTGCGTAAGAAAATTCAGGCATAAATCCGCCGAACTCAGGGCAATCATTTCCAAAACCTTTCAGAAGACCTTGGGACAAGGAATATTAAAGAGTGCCTGTTAAACTGGGTTGAAATTACACGGTATCATCTTTGATCTTTAAACGTAGTTCAGGCGGGTTTCAACCGTTTTAAACCGGCTGAAACCCGCCTGAACTACGTCTGAAGTATGAACCAAATCCGTCCACGAATGGCATCGGTCACAAAGGGGGTATGACTGAAAAAACCGGGTATTCCCTAAAACCCCAGCTATCAAAGACCTGGAGGGCGTTTTTGACAAAAAAAAAGAAGAAAAACGAATAAAAAGAATGGGCATTTCCTCAATACTTCCGATAAAATTCGTACCTTTATGGGTCAAACCTAAAAATCCGCAACTATGAACAAAAAAATTCTATTGTTGGTACTTATGATTGGAGCCATTGCTTACTCCTGCCAGGAGCAGAAACAGGACGTTCCTCCCCTGATTGACCGGGAGGTATTTTTCGATGATCCGGAAATCACCGGGGGTCGCCTTTCTCCCGATGGGGCCTACATCTCTTTCCTGAGTCCTTATGAAGGCACGCGAAACATTTGGATCAAAACCCGTGAAGCTTCCTTTGAAGAGGCCATTCCAATAACAGCGGTGACCGAGCGGCCCATTATGGGGTATTTCTGGTCGCGCGACGGAAAGTACCTTTTGTATGTGATGGACAAGGGAGGTGATGAGAATTTCAACATTTATGCCGTCGACCCCCAGGAGGCCAGCGCGGGAGTCATTCCTGAAGCCCGCAACATCACCAATATGGAAGGTGTGCGTGCCGCCATTTATCACATTTCGCGCATTGATCCCGACCTGATGTTTGTGGGTCTGAACAGCCGCGACAGGGCCTGGCACGACCTTTACAGCCTGAAGATCTCAACGGGCGAGCTGACCCTGATGCGCGAAAATACCAATCGCTACACCCGATGGATGTTCGACTATGAAGACAAGCTGCGCCTTGCCATGCGCTCCCTACCCGACGGCACGGAAGAATTGTGGCGGATAGATCCCGAAGGCGAAACCCTGCTCTTCTCGTGGAACGTGCTTGAAACGGCTTATCCCGCTGCCTTCCAGAAGGACAACCAGCATGTTTACATGGTGTCGAATGTTGGCGAAGATACCGATCTGACGCAGCTTTACTTAATGGACATTGAAACCGGGAAGATGGAATTTGTGGAAAAAGACCCGGAAGGGAAAGCTGACTTTGGAGGTCTGGCCATTTCGGACAAGACCCTGGAAGTAATCCTGACCACCTATACCGACGAAAAGACCCGTTATTACTTTAAGGACGAGACCTTTGAGGGACATTTTAACACGGTGAAGGCAGAGCTGGGTGACAAAGAGTATAACTTTTTCAGCCCCACACTCGATGAGCGCTTCTGGCTAATCAGCGCCAGTTCGGATGTTGATCCGGGTTCCGTATACTTGTATGACACCGAAGATCAGAGCCTGACCTTCCAGTACAGTCCGCGGCCCGACATTCCCACCGAACACTTGTCGCCCATGACCAGCATCCGCTATCCTTCGAGCGATGGGATGGAGATACAGGCCTACCTGGTACTCCCCAAAGGCTTTGGCGAAAAGGATCTTCCACTGGTGGTTCACCCGCACGGAGGTCCCTGGGCAAGGGATTACTGGGGCTATAACGGCTATGCCCAGTTTTTGGCCAACCGCGGCTATGCCGTGCTGATGCCCAACTTCAGGGGTTCTACCGGCTTCGGGAAAGCCTATCTGAATGCAGGCAACAAGCAATGGGGCGAGCTGATGCAGGATGATATCACCTGGGGGGTTCAATACCTCGTTGACCAGGGCATTGTTGATCCCGAGCGCGTAGCCATCTTCGGGGGCTCTTACGGGGGTTATGCCACCCTTGCCGGTTTGACCTTTACACCTGATGTTTATGCCGCCGGGGTATCCTTTGTGGGGCCCTCAAACCTCATTACACTGCTGAACTCCATTCCTCCTTACTGGGAAGCTGGACGCACCACATTCCACATCCGTATGGGCGATCCTTCAACACCCGAGGGCTTAGCACAGCTTGAAAAGCAGTCGCCACTTTTCTCGGCCGACAAGATCGCAGCCCCCTTGCTTGTGGTGCAGGGACAAAACGACCCCAGGGTAAATAAGGCTGAAAGCGACCAGATCGTGGTAGCCCTCAGGGAGCGTGGATTCCCCGTGGAATACATCAACGCGCCTGATGAAGGGCACGGCTTTGCCCGCCCGGTCAACACGATGGCTTTCATCGCCGCCATGGAGAAATTCCTTGCCAAGCATATCGACGGACGCTACCAGGAAACAATGACCGACGAGGTAGCCCAGCGCCTGGAGGAAATTACCGTAGATGTATCAACCGTTACGATGCCTGAATAATCATTGCAACAGAAAGCTTAATTTAAACCGCTGTACCTCAAAATGTGCAGCGGTTTTTTTATGCTATTTTCGTTTTTTCATTAAAATTTCATGTTTGGCATCATACTTTTGAGCGTCAGCTTTGGGTTTCCCCTTTCTTTTTATGAAGCTGAGGAAGATAAGGATCATCAAAACAAACGGAGTATTCAATAAAATTTTTCTCAAGATGAAGACAAAAATCACACTGGGATTACTGGCATTCAGCCTGATCCTTTTATTCGGAACCAATTCCTGCCAGAAAGAAACAGAATTTTCGGAACCCTCACTAAGGCTTGCCGAAGAGGAAGCTATCGTGGAAGGTTATTACACAGAAGCGCTTTCTGAAGCCGAAGATGTCAGCAACGTAATGCAGCAAAACAATTACCAGAATCATCAGAACGGCCCCGGATCAGGAACCGGTCCTGGTGGCGGACCTGAAGTCTCAGGAGAACGCATCATTACCGTTGAACAAGTGGAAGGCGAATCGGATTATCCCGGTTTTCCCAAGCTCATCACCATTGAGTTCATTGAGTGGCAGGTTGGCCAGGGCCGCGTGAAAGACGGCATCATCTACATCTGGACCGATGGCCCGATGCGCGCCATTGGCACCACCAGGATCATCACTTTTGAAGACTTTACAGTAGATGGCAACCTGATTGAAGGCACTAAGACCATCTCGAACCTCGACGGTGTTAACCTAACGATTACCCTTGAAGGAGGTAAGATCACCTTTACAGACGGCAGCTTTATCACCCGTGAAATGGAACGCAACCGTGAATGGATCGCGGGACTTGAAACCCCCTTCTTTGTATGGGATGACGAATTCCTCTTCACCGGATCTTGCTACGGCTTGAACCGCGACGGTGTGGAATACACCAACACCATCACGAACGCCCTGCATAAGAAAATGAGTTGCCGCTGGATTGTGGCAGGAACAATTGAAATGCAGGTTGGAGAAACCCTTACAGTACTTGATTATGGCGACGGGGAATGCGACAACCTGGCCACCATAACCGTGGACGGTGAAACCACTGAGATCACCTTGCCACAGCAACCGAGACCCAGACCAATACCATAAGGATTGTGTTTGTTTTTGGTAGACCAGGGCGGGAAGACTTTTTGTTTTCCTCCCTGGTTTTTTATTGGCCAGTGCTTTCCCTGAGCCAAAAGGAAAAGTTTATGTACCTTTGTATGAATGCATAACAACTGCTTTCGGGCAGTTTTTTTATTGAGGCAAAGATGAAGATACTCATTAGCAATATCAAGGAACTGATCCAGGTGGAAACCACACCCCGCAATAAGGTTGCGGGCAAAGAGATGGCCAGCCTGCCCACACTAAAAGACGCCTGGTTGTTTGTTGAAGACGGCCTGATCAAAGGCTTTGGCCTGATGTCAGATTTTAACAAGAGTCCTTTCTTTTCCTGTGCCGGGGCATCAGGGGTAAAGGAAATTGATTCCACGGGAAAGATGGTGTTTCCCAGCTTTTGCGACTCGCACACCCATATTGTTTATGCTGGCAGTCGCGAGATCGAATACATCGACAAGATCAGAGGTTTATCTTATGAAGAAATCGCCAAACGCGGGGGAGGCATCCTCAACTCGGCTCGCAGACTGCAGCAGGCCAGTGAACAGGAACTCACCGACCAGGCCCTGGAACGCCTGGAGGAGATCAAAATGCTGGGCACCGGCGCTGTAGAGATCAAAAGTGGATATGGCCTGACCACAGAAAGCGAACTGAAAATGCTGCGGGTCATCAGAACCTTAAAGGAGCTTAGCCCGCTGACCATCAAAGCCACTTTCCTGGGAGCACACGCCGTGCCGGCTGAATACAAGCACGACCAGGGCGCCTATGTGGATCTGATCATCAACGAGATGATCCCCATGGTGGCCGGTGAAGAGCTGGCCGATTATATCGACGTGTTTTGCGACCGGGGCTTCTTCACCCCAGAAGAAACAGAACGGATGCTGATGGCAGGTTTGAAACATGGCCTTAAGCCGAAGATTCACGCCAACGAGCTGGCCTTCTCGGGAGGCATACAGGTGGGGGTGAAATATGATGCCCTTTCTGTGGATCACCTGGAGTTCACCGGCGATGATGAGATCAAGGCCCTGCTCAACAGCGACACCATGCCCACCTTGCTGCCCGGGGCAGCCTTCTTCCTCGGGATGGAATATCCCCCTGCACGTAAGATGATCGATGCAGGTCTTCCCGTAGCAATGGCCAGCGACTATAATCCCGGCTCTTCCCCTTCCGGAAATATGCAGTTTGTGATGGCGCTGGGGGCCATCAAGTTTAAGATGGTTCCCGAGGAGATCATTCATTCGGTGACCCTGAACGGGGCCTACGCCATGGGCCTGGAAGAAGAATTGGGCACGATAGCAGTGGGAAAGAAGGCCAACGTATTCATCACCAAGCCCATCTCCACTTACGCCTTTATGCCCTATGCCTATGGCAGCAACAAAGTAGAACAGGTTATCATTAACGGAAAACTCCAGTGAGCGAAAACACATTCCCAATCGTAGTAAAAACATTGACCGGTTTGGAGGAGTTGCTCGCCGGAGAACTTCAACAACTGGGTGTTGAAAGCCCCAGAGTGTTGCGTCGCGGGGTTTCCTTTACCGGAACCCTGGGACACGTTTACCGGGCCAATATGTTTTGCCGCACCGCCATCAGCGTGCTCCGCGAGATAGCCACCTTCAACTTCTCCACCCAGGATGAGTTCTATCAGCAGATGCGGGAAATTGACTGGGGCGCACATTTTGGGGTGGACAAGACCATTGTGATCTATTCAGTGGCCGCCCGCAGCGAAATCTTTACCAACACCCTTTTCTTGTCGCAACTCAGCAAGGATGCCATTGTCGATGCTTTCCGCGACAAGACTGGTGAACGGCCCAGCGTAAGCCGCGATGAAGCTGACATCAGGCTGAACATTTATGTGAACGACAACCGCTGCGTGGTGTCGCTCGACAGCAGTGGGGAGCCACTGTTCAAAAGAGGTTACCGGGGGGAAGGCGGCGGTGCTCCCCTGAACGAAGTGCTGGCGGCTGGCCTGATCATGCTGTCAGGCTGGGACAAGCAGTCGAACTTTGTTGACCCGATGTGTGGCAGCGGGACCTTCTCCATAGAGGCCGGCCTGATGGCCAACAACATTTCCCCAGGAAGTCTCAGGAGGCATTTCAGCTTCCAGCAATGGAACGATTATGACCCGCAATTGTGGGAAACCGTTAAAAGCGAAGCCCAAAGCCAGCGCGTTGGCAGCCGCATTACCATTATGGCTTCCGACATGAATGTCAAAGTGATCGACATCGCCCGTAAAAACATTATGGAGGCCGGGTTGATGGGTCAGATCAAACTGCAACGGCAGGAATTTTTTCAGTTCCATCCACCCGCTGGGGGCGGCTGGGTGTTGCTCAACCCTCCTTATGGGCAGCGCATGAAACAGGAGGACTTGCCCGACTTCTACCGTTCCATTGGTGATACCCTGAAAAACAACTACCCCGGATACAAGGCGGGAATCATCACCTCCGATGTACCCGCCATGAAGTCCATTGGGTTGAAACCCATTTCACGGACGACCGTCTTCAATGGCGCCCTGGAATGCAAGTTCATGGTGTTTGAATTGTTTAAGGGGTCACATAAAGATCACGTGATTTCAACCCGCCCGAAAAGAAAAAGGATAGAATAAGGCAGCTTAGTGAAGCATTCCTAACTGCTGATTTTTTCATATCTTTGCACCTCTTTTATTTAAGTTGTGGAAGTTTGTCCATTTCCCATCCATTTTAATTTTTTGACATCAGCATTATTTAAAACATATCCATGAGAAAACGAGTATTGGTAGCCACCGGTGGTGGCGACTGTCCCGGTCTGAATGCGGTCATACGTGCCATTGTTCTGCGTGCCGCCAAGGAACGCGACTGGGAAGTGGTAGGAAGCATCAATGCCTTTGATGGCATCCTGAATGAGCCCAATGAAATTGTAGTGCTCACTGAAAAAGAAGTAGCGGGCATCCATATTCGCGGAGGTACGATTATTGGAACCACCAACAAGGGAGGCCCTTTTGCATGGCCCATTAAAAACCCCGACGGAAGCTGGGGCGAAGCCGATCGTTCTGACGAGATGCTTCGCAGGCTTCAGTACCTTGGAGTGGATGCCGTGATCAACATCGGGGGCGATGGCTCCCAGCGCATATCGCAGGCTCTCTTCGAAAAAGGCCTCAACGTTATCGGAGTACCCAAAACCATTGACAACGACCTTTCGGCCACCGACTTCACCTTTGGTTTTCAAACTGCCGTCCAGGAAGCTACCACGGCCGTTGACAAACTGGTGACCACGGCAGCCAGCCACAACAGGGTACTGGTACTGGAAGTGATGGGCCGTTATGCAGGCTGGATTGCCTTGCACAGCGCCGTGGCGGGGGGTGCCGATGTGTGCCTGATCCCCGAGATCCCCTATGACCTCAACAAGGTAATGGACAAGATCTACAGCCGCTTTCACCGCGGACGTGGCTATGCCATCATTGTCATCGCCGAAGGCGCCAAACAAGTCAACGGTGAGATGTATTACGAGGAGAGCTCTGAGGTCGGTTATGAAAACATACGTTTGGGCGGAGTGGCATCAAAACTGATCCACGACCTGAAGACTGCAGGCCTTGAAACCGATATGCGTGAAACCGTGCTGGGTCACCTGCAGCGCGGGGGAACGCCCATTGCCTACGACCGTGTGTTGGCTACACAATTTGGGGCTAAAGCATTTGAAATGGTCCTTAAGCAGGAATTCGGGAAAATGGTGGCTTACCGCCATCCCAATATTGTTTCTGTACCTTTCACTGAGGCCATCACCCAGTACAATTTTGTGGACCCCGACTCTGACCTGGTAAAAACCGCCAGGGGAATCGGCATTTGCATGGGAGACTAAAGCCATACCCCAACAGCGCACTGAAAGTCTCCAAAAAGAAGTAATTTTGATTTCCCCCGGGACATTAAAATGACTTCTTTTTTTATGGAGCGTCTGACCCTTTTTGCCGATATCCTGTTGCCACTGCCTTTAAAAGGCCTGTTCACCTATCGGGTGCCACAGTCGCTCAACGAGCAGATCCGGGTGGGTCAGCGTGCAGTGGTTCAATTTGGCTCACGCAAGGTTTACGCAGGGCTCGTAAGGAACGTTCACACCCAACCTCCGCGCGATTTTCAGGCCAAGTACATCCTCTCGCTGCTGGATGACGAGCCCGTAGTGAAAGAAGATCAGTTCCTGTTCTGGGAGTGGATTGCCAATTATTACCTCTGCACCCTTGGGGAGGTAATGAATGCAGCCCTTCCACCTGCCATGAAGCTTTCGGGCGAAACAAAAATTTTGTTGCATCCCCAGGCTGACTTAGAAACCGAAGAAATCAGCGAAAAGGAGTTTGCCCTGCTGCAGGCCCTCAAAAACAAGAAGGAAATGAGCCTGAGTGAGGCCTCAGGCATTGCCGGGCTTCCCAAGGTGCTTCCCCTGCTGAAAGGGATGATCGAAAAAGGGATGATCGTGATGCAGGACAGCCTCGATGACCCGTGGCAACCCCGAACGGAAACCCTTGTAAAGCTTACAACCGAATATGCCATTGAAGAAAAGCTTAAAGAGGTCTTCGATCAGACTGAACGAAAAGCTCCGCGACAACTGGAACTGCTGATCAGCTTTATTCGCCTGTCGCGTCGTTATGAGCCCCATCCGGCTGAGGTCCTGCAAAAAGAACTGACCGCTACAGTAAAAGGAGGCCCGGCGGCATTGAAAGCCCTGATTGGGAAAGGCGTTTTTGAGACCTATACACAACAGGTCAGCCACTTCAGTCATCAGGATGCAAAAAAGGATATGGTGGTTTTCAACGAACATCAGGAAGCAGCATGGAAAGAGATCAATCAAAGCTTCCAGCATCACGATATTACCTTACTTCACGGGGTAACCTCGAGTGGCAAAACGGAGATTTATATCAAGCTTATCCGCGAATACATTGAGCAAGGGATGCAGGTGCTTTACCTCCTCCCTGAAATCGCCCTGACAGCACAGATCATCAACCGGCTTCAGCGACACTTTGGTGATCGGGCAGGGGTGTATCATTCCCGTTTCAGCGCCGGTGAGCGCATCGAAGTATGGAACAACCTATTGCTGGGAGGCATCGTTTCACACAACAAGGTGATCCGCTACGACCTGGTTCTGGGGCCGCGCTCTGCCATGTTTCTGCCATATAGTAAGCTGGGGCTTATCATTGTCGACGAGGAACATGAGCCTAGTTTTAAACAGCATGACCCTGCCCCCAGATACCAGGCAAGGGATGCTGCCATATATCTGGCCAGGATGCATGGGGCTAAAGTATTGCTCGGGTCGGCCACCCCTTCCCTGGAGACCTTTTTCAATGCACAGACAGGAAAGTTCGGGTATGTGGATCTGAATCACCGCCACGGCGGGGTAAAGATGCCCGAGATCATCGTGGCCGATTTGCGGCAGGAGTCACGAAACAGGAAAATGAAGTCACACTTTTCTTCCATGCTTTATGAGAGCATCCAAACAGCATTGGCCAATAAGGAGCAGGTGATCCTGTTCCAGAACCGAAGAGGCTTCTCTCCCCGGCTGGAATGCGAAGCCTGTAACTGGATCCCTGAGTGCAAGCAGTGCGATGTGAGCCTGGTCTATCACAAAAAGATCAACAAGTTAAAGTGCCATTATTGCGGGTATACCATTACCCAACCCAGCAATTGTCCGGTATGCAACTCAACCAACCTGAGACTAAAAGGGTTCGGGACCGAAAAAATTGAAGAGGAACTGCCGGTGTTTTTCCCGGAAGCCACCAATTCCCGAATGGACCTGGACACCACCCGTTCGAAAAACGCCTACAGTTCGATTATCAATGACTTTGAAGAACGCAGGATCGATATCCTGGTGGGCACCCAGATGGTCAGCAAGGGCCTCGACTTCAACAATGTGAGTGTAGTAGGCATTCTCAATGCCGACAACATGCTGAACTTTCCTGATTTCAGGGCTCACGAACGGGCCTTTCAGCTGATGGCCCAAGTAAGCGGGCGTGCCGGCCGCGACCAGAAACGCGGAAAGGTGATCATCCAGACCTGGAACCCCCAGAACACCATCATCAAGCAAGTGGTAGCCAACGATTACGAATCGATGTACCACACCCAGATCATGGAACGCCAACGCTTCCATTACCCGCCTTTTTTCAGGCTGATCCGGGTGACTGTTTTGCACCGTGATGCCAGTGTGGTCAACCAGGCTGCCGACGAGCTCTCACAACGCCTCCGCAAACATTTCCCCAAAAAGGTGCTGGGACCCGAGTATCCCCCGGTATCACGCATCAGGAACCAGTACATGAAAAACATGATGGTAAAACTGGAGCGCGATGCAAAACTCAGCGCCAGCAAAGATAAGCTCAGTGAAATAGTGGATTTTTTTCTTGCCGATCCGGCCTTTAAGCGGATAAGGGTCATCCTGGATGTGGACCCAGCTTGATTCAGTCTTCTGCGATGATAAAAATTTCCTCGTCCTCCTTTTTCATCAGGTAGTTTTCACGCGCATACTTTTCCAAGGCTTCCGGATTCTCCTTAAGCTCGCGGATTGAAGTGCTGTCCCGTTCAATTTCTTCAGAATAGTAGTTCTTGTCGCGACGCAGCTCAATCAATTGCTTACGCATGCGCCATTGCTGAATCAGGTTGTTCTTGTCGAAAAAAGCAAGCCAAACCACCATCACCACAAGGGCGATGATGTATTTGTTCTTCAGAAAAGAAGGAAGGTTTAATTTCATCAGGCTTCTTTTTTACAAAGGTAAAAAATTAGCGATACAGGCCTTTCACTTTGGGAATTCCGGCCACAAAATCTTTCAGGTAAAAAGGCTCAAAATAAGCCACATCAACAAAGGCAGAGGCTTGAAATTTTTCCGTAGTCTGGGTCATCATGCCTTTCACTGAGGGGAAGACATCATCAAAAATCAGGGCATTGGGATGCTGTAACAGGGTTTTGCATTTGGAAGCCCCATCCCCAAAGAAAGCCACACGATAGCGACTGAGCCATTCCTCGAAGGAGCCCTCCTCGACCACTTTAGCTTGGGTGGGCTCCACGTGTTTAAGTTTCGTGTCAAACAATGCATGATACACTTCCATCCTACGGGCATCGATCATGGGGCAAAGCAAAAGAGGAAGATCAGCATTGGGATGGGCATTCAGTGCTTCTGTTTTCGTTTCAAGACACAGGCTTGCCATGGCCTGAAGGGTGTCAATGGCCATCAGGGGAATGTCGAGGGCATAGCAGACACCTTTGGCTGCCGAGACCCCAATGCGCAAACCTGTGTAGGACCCTGGGCCCTGGCTTACGGCTACTCCGTCGAGGTCTTTGGCGGTGAGCCCGGATTCGTTCAGCACGTTCTCAATGAATACCGTCAGGACAGCCGAATGGGAATAATTCATGCTTTGGTCCTCCCGGATCGACAGCAGATCCCCATCACGCAGAATACCCACTGAACAAACCCGGGTAGAAGTTTCAATGCACAAAAGATTGGCCATAAGTCTTTGCAAGCTTAATTCTCCCCAAACAATTCCTGGCGTTCGGTTTTAATCACTGCATCACCATCCTTTAATTCGCGCGAAATGGCACGATATGGACCAGTAATGACCTCTTGCTTTTCTTCCAGTCCAGACTTTATTTCAATGTACTGTGAATCTTGAATACCTGTTGTAACCGGTTGAAGTACCGCTTTTCCGTCTTTAAGAAGAAAAACATACTCCTGGGGACTTTGGGGAGTTTCAGGCGGAGCCTGGATGCTATCGCCCCTGG is part of the Bacteroides sp. genome and encodes:
- a CDS encoding S9 family peptidase, producing the protein MNKKILLLVLMIGAIAYSCQEQKQDVPPLIDREVFFDDPEITGGRLSPDGAYISFLSPYEGTRNIWIKTREASFEEAIPITAVTERPIMGYFWSRDGKYLLYVMDKGGDENFNIYAVDPQEASAGVIPEARNITNMEGVRAAIYHISRIDPDLMFVGLNSRDRAWHDLYSLKISTGELTLMRENTNRYTRWMFDYEDKLRLAMRSLPDGTEELWRIDPEGETLLFSWNVLETAYPAAFQKDNQHVYMVSNVGEDTDLTQLYLMDIETGKMEFVEKDPEGKADFGGLAISDKTLEVILTTYTDEKTRYYFKDETFEGHFNTVKAELGDKEYNFFSPTLDERFWLISASSDVDPGSVYLYDTEDQSLTFQYSPRPDIPTEHLSPMTSIRYPSSDGMEIQAYLVLPKGFGEKDLPLVVHPHGGPWARDYWGYNGYAQFLANRGYAVLMPNFRGSTGFGKAYLNAGNKQWGELMQDDITWGVQYLVDQGIVDPERVAIFGGSYGGYATLAGLTFTPDVYAAGVSFVGPSNLITLLNSIPPYWEAGRTTFHIRMGDPSTPEGLAQLEKQSPLFSADKIAAPLLVVQGQNDPRVNKAESDQIVVALRERGFPVEYINAPDEGHGFARPVNTMAFIAAMEKFLAKHIDGRYQETMTDEVAQRLEEITVDVSTVTMPE
- the hutI gene encoding imidazolonepropionase, coding for MKILISNIKELIQVETTPRNKVAGKEMASLPTLKDAWLFVEDGLIKGFGLMSDFNKSPFFSCAGASGVKEIDSTGKMVFPSFCDSHTHIVYAGSREIEYIDKIRGLSYEEIAKRGGGILNSARRLQQASEQELTDQALERLEEIKMLGTGAVEIKSGYGLTTESELKMLRVIRTLKELSPLTIKATFLGAHAVPAEYKHDQGAYVDLIINEMIPMVAGEELADYIDVFCDRGFFTPEETERMLMAGLKHGLKPKIHANELAFSGGIQVGVKYDALSVDHLEFTGDDEIKALLNSDTMPTLLPGAAFFLGMEYPPARKMIDAGLPVAMASDYNPGSSPSGNMQFVMALGAIKFKMVPEEIIHSVTLNGAYAMGLEEELGTIAVGKKANVFITKPISTYAFMPYAYGSNKVEQVIINGKLQ
- a CDS encoding THUMP domain-containing protein — translated: MSENTFPIVVKTLTGLEELLAGELQQLGVESPRVLRRGVSFTGTLGHVYRANMFCRTAISVLREIATFNFSTQDEFYQQMREIDWGAHFGVDKTIVIYSVAARSEIFTNTLFLSQLSKDAIVDAFRDKTGERPSVSRDEADIRLNIYVNDNRCVVSLDSSGEPLFKRGYRGEGGGAPLNEVLAAGLIMLSGWDKQSNFVDPMCGSGTFSIEAGLMANNISPGSLRRHFSFQQWNDYDPQLWETVKSEAQSQRVGSRITIMASDMNVKVIDIARKNIMEAGLMGQIKLQRQEFFQFHPPAGGGWVLLNPPYGQRMKQEDLPDFYRSIGDTLKNNYPGYKAGIITSDVPAMKSIGLKPISRTTVFNGALECKFMVFELFKGSHKDHVISTRPKRKRIE
- a CDS encoding ATP-dependent 6-phosphofructokinase produces the protein MRKRVLVATGGGDCPGLNAVIRAIVLRAAKERDWEVVGSINAFDGILNEPNEIVVLTEKEVAGIHIRGGTIIGTTNKGGPFAWPIKNPDGSWGEADRSDEMLRRLQYLGVDAVINIGGDGSQRISQALFEKGLNVIGVPKTIDNDLSATDFTFGFQTAVQEATTAVDKLVTTAASHNRVLVLEVMGRYAGWIALHSAVAGGADVCLIPEIPYDLNKVMDKIYSRFHRGRGYAIIVIAEGAKQVNGEMYYEESSEVGYENIRLGGVASKLIHDLKTAGLETDMRETVLGHLQRGGTPIAYDRVLATQFGAKAFEMVLKQEFGKMVAYRHPNIVSVPFTEAITQYNFVDPDSDLVKTARGIGICMGD
- the priA gene encoding primosomal protein N', giving the protein MERLTLFADILLPLPLKGLFTYRVPQSLNEQIRVGQRAVVQFGSRKVYAGLVRNVHTQPPRDFQAKYILSLLDDEPVVKEDQFLFWEWIANYYLCTLGEVMNAALPPAMKLSGETKILLHPQADLETEEISEKEFALLQALKNKKEMSLSEASGIAGLPKVLPLLKGMIEKGMIVMQDSLDDPWQPRTETLVKLTTEYAIEEKLKEVFDQTERKAPRQLELLISFIRLSRRYEPHPAEVLQKELTATVKGGPAALKALIGKGVFETYTQQVSHFSHQDAKKDMVVFNEHQEAAWKEINQSFQHHDITLLHGVTSSGKTEIYIKLIREYIEQGMQVLYLLPEIALTAQIINRLQRHFGDRAGVYHSRFSAGERIEVWNNLLLGGIVSHNKVIRYDLVLGPRSAMFLPYSKLGLIIVDEEHEPSFKQHDPAPRYQARDAAIYLARMHGAKVLLGSATPSLETFFNAQTGKFGYVDLNHRHGGVKMPEIIVADLRQESRNRKMKSHFSSMLYESIQTALANKEQVILFQNRRGFSPRLECEACNWIPECKQCDVSLVYHKKINKLKCHYCGYTITQPSNCPVCNSTNLRLKGFGTEKIEEELPVFFPEATNSRMDLDTTRSKNAYSSIINDFEERRIDILVGTQMVSKGLDFNNVSVVGILNADNMLNFPDFRAHERAFQLMAQVSGRAGRDQKRGKVIIQTWNPQNTIIKQVVANDYESMYHTQIMERQRFHYPPFFRLIRVTVLHRDASVVNQAADELSQRLRKHFPKKVLGPEYPPVSRIRNQYMKNMMVKLERDAKLSASKDKLSEIVDFFLADPAFKRIRVILDVDPA
- a CDS encoding septum formation initiator family protein is translated as MKLNLPSFLKNKYIIALVVMVVWLAFFDKNNLIQQWRMRKQLIELRRDKNYYSEEIERDSTSIRELKENPEALEKYARENYLMKKEDEEIFIIAED
- the tsaB gene encoding tRNA (adenosine(37)-N6)-threonylcarbamoyltransferase complex dimerization subunit type 1 TsaB, translating into MANLLCIETSTRVCSVGILRDGDLLSIREDQSMNYSHSAVLTVFIENVLNESGLTAKDLDGVAVSQGPGSYTGLRIGVSAAKGVCYALDIPLMAIDTLQAMASLCLETKTEALNAHPNADLPLLLCPMIDARRMEVYHALFDTKLKHVEPTQAKVVEEGSFEEWLSRYRVAFFGDGASKCKTLLQHPNALIFDDVFPSVKGMMTQTTEKFQASAFVDVAYFEPFYLKDFVAGIPKVKGLYR